The sequence CCTCGGGACGCTCGGGAAAGGATTCGGCAATGGAAATAATTGCTTATTTGCGTCTGACTAATTGGTCTATTATAGAGTTattttgtcttattttgaagggcaaaaAATGCATTctttaatattacattaaaagagaaaaaagagctgCAAAGACGTCAATGTCTTCATCAAGTTGAAGAGGAAACGAATAGGAGGCGACGCTCTATTGACTCGGGTaataaaagaggaaaataaGTAGGAAGCAAGGCGGAGCACTGGGTGGAGCTCGCTCCTGGGAGACGGCGAGCTGAGAGGCGACTGAACGTCCAGACGGTCGAGTCCATCGAGAAACTCTAGAGATCAATAACGAAACGTCAAAGAGAACAGTCTGACTTGATCCACTCGCTCCGTCACGTTGATGTcgaggttatttatttattgggaCACTGTGCTACGATGgatcgttccccccccccccccacacacacacacacacacacactccttgctTGTATGGAGAAACTAAAATACCGTATAGTCGGCATAAAATGTTCGATTGCAACAAAAACTATTTGGGAAATGATaaataacctgtgtgtgtgtgtgtgtccacggttTTTCTAGAGTAGTTTAGTGCTGCTTGGGAGGGAAACGCTGAGCCTGCGTTGCACTAAGCCCCTCCCacttctgccccccccctccctccagcagCTGTTTTCCTGCCTTAGCTGGGAACTGGAGCCTGGCTTCCCATCccctcgtcacacacacaccccctcggGGCCGTGTCCCACACCCGTCTGGCTGGCCGACTGTGCAGACCTCAGACTGAGGGGCTCGTGTTCCCCCGTCTCCGACTTGGCGTCCTCCGTGTTCACGCCGCCGTGTGAGAGCCGTCTGACTGTTCTGGGAGAAACTCTTTCATCACGGCGAGACGCCTCTTCTCTCACGGAAAGACACTGGAGTCACCTGACCTCTCCTCGGCGGCGCGCCGGTGACATTTTCTCGAGTTTCCCCGACTGttgcctaaaaaaaaaagaagctccttAACTAAAGCTGTTCTTTCTATTTCCTAACGTGGGTTATTGCTGTCGCTGCTGCTCCCGTCTCAGGCTAAACCCGTTGTATAcaacatatacatgtgtgtgtggataagtGAGGCGACATAATCGTCCCTTAACAATTTAAAATGTCTCAAagtaattaaaataaacataaacgtTGTCATCTATAGTGGTTTATTCCATAAGAACGCACAATTCACATTATTATAGAATAATCATGTTATCTTAATATTAGCTTTTTGATGAAAAGGAATCTGcattcattttaattaaaaggtTTTAAGCTTCTTAGAGGTGATAATAATATATTGCTGTGAACTACATCTACAAAAAGTCCCATTTCTCTCCAACAATTGCATTTTTacaagattacatttgaacactCCATTgatcattataatatatatatatatagcattcaTTTGAATTAATTGTTTGAAGCTGCTTAGTGCTGGTGTTGAAGAGGAGACAATaatttggggcggctgtagctcaggggggtaagagggccgtccttcaaccgcaaggttgtgggttcgatccccgctctccccattagctgcaagtcgaagtgtccttgagcaaggcactgaacccccagttgcttcccggtggcttcaccgcagcccactgctccttaataactaaggatgggttaaatgcagagaactaatttccccttggggattaataaaagtgtatatttatttatttattttatttataacatATTAATGTGAACAACAACTCCAAAAAGTCAAACTTCTCCCTCCAAAAGTTATAATTGACTATTATAATATAACTATTGGAATAGGATTTAAAGTTTGCCCTCTGGAAGGCAGGACCGCTAACGGCTAACGAGCTCCTCCACCTGCGTGAGTGACAGCCGTCTGGATGGAGTCACGCGGCACTGAGCCGGCTCATCGTGactctcacacacctgagctgaGTGGGCAGGTGACTGTGGGGAAGTACTCTTAAAGGCTTTCACAGATCTGTATTTTCAGGCTGTTTTAACTCCTTACTGATGCCTGAGAACCAGAGTACACTACATTTAGAGTTAGTTTTAGTTTCCCCCCATAGTTTACAGACGAATGTCAAATGCTGTTTTTTTCTGGGAGTAGTTTCGCATCAGAGGAAATTAAGTTTTAAGCTATTTCTAGAAAATTAAATCTTGGTGACGATATGCGTGCACAGTAAACATATTGATGGATGCTGCGGTGATACAAGCAGACGGGCGTCATTAAGTCACATTATTGGGTCACGTCACTCGTTTCACACTCGGGTCAGTTTTGGTTTTTCGATCGACGACCAACGATTTCAGTGTTTATCTCTCGCTTGTCGGTCTGGTAAAGCCCAAAATCACTCCCCCACCCGTCAATTTTATTTCTCTGTAAGGTTTCCTCTGACACTAAAAtacgcactttttttttagtaGACATGCATCGATGGTGAGGAGTTTCCACGATGCTGTCATTGCTAGATcacctaaaaaataaataaaatatatttatatatatatatttatttattttaatatttatatttatttaatatatatatgatttatttcaACCGTACATCCTGTGCACAGATAAATAACTAATTGGTCGTCTTTTGTTGTAGTCCGAAAAGAAAAGAACCCGAAAACCCAACATGGCTGTGAAAACAACCTTCGGAGTCTCGTTGCATGCTGGGAATAAGAATCGGCAACACTTGCCCGTTTGAATAAGTTGTTTCAGCTCGTTGTCGGAGGTGTTGACTGTTTTTGTGCTTTCAGAAGAAAAGATAATCCTGAGGGTTCACCAGCCGAAATTGAAATGTACTGCGTAGCTTCACGTCAGAATTCAACCACTGTCAATATTTAATGTTCTGCTACTTTTATCTTTACAACAAACAACTAAATATCTACTTATCTTGgtgcctgtgtttgtgtttcccttttttaaattttatttatttatgtattaaatacaaatatttgtatttattattatttctcaataaaatactaataaataaatacaatttgttaaaatacaaataaatatatacaatttattaatataaatacaatttattaataatataaaataaatacaatttattaataatataaaataaatacaatttatgaataaaacaaatgtatattaataaaattatataataaaatttattaataaaataaatagatattaataaaattaaatatatgtatttattaaataaataacagacCCCAGCGGAACAGTTTAAGTGCCGTTCTccgattggggggggggggtgtaactcTGATTTTAACCCCCCCCATCCCCAGTGAGCGGGCGGGCGACAGTCACACTTATCGTCTTGTTTGCATCCAAACGAGCTGCCATCTGTGAACTGTAATGGACACACGGCGATGGCTCGATATCCGTGTGCTGAGAGGAGTGCGTGCCTTAGCGTGTGAGACGAGTCTCCGCCCCCCCGCCCCGAGGTACCAGTCTGAATTTGAGGCCctaaagcagtgtgtgtgtgtgtgtgtgtgtgtgtgtgtgtgtctgcgggtTGCTTGTCTTGGGACTGGCTGTGCATGTTTGATATGCTAACAATGGCCGTCACGCTACCAGCAGCCTTCTTCGCGCCACCGCCTTGTTCTCCTTCAACAGCCGGTTTGGGCCGTGGAGTTTGGTCGAGTTGCTTTCCCTTGCGTCCCGTCTCCCTTTTgcaccttttttgtttgtttaaatagctctaattgtgtgtttttattataattttatttattgccACTGGTTGCTTTGTTGTGGCAGCACGATCTGTTTTTTGGGGGCGGGCCGTCGTCATAACAACCTCTACGCCCTCTCACAGCCACGTGAGGCCTGATGGTCGACGCCAACAGAATCTACTTTTATTGTGACTCCTTCATCTTCATGTAGATAAAGGCCGTAATAAGTCGgcctcagatgtgtgtgtgtgtggcagcagcTGTCTGCACAGGAGGCTGTAGTGAAGCACTGCGGTGACGTTGATTTGACGTTTAGTATTCACCCGCTGGAGGTGTATacgttttatatttttaatgtgGACCATCAAACATCGCCCCCCCCACACTCTGGCTGGAACCCCTGATCCCCGACGCAGAACCAAACCGGTATGAactgtttctcttctttctctagGCTGTGCAGGTGGGTCGATTTTCAGGTTTTCTCTCGACGGGCCGTTAAAACCGTTTTTTATTCTTCGCAAACCGGCCGAGCCGGCCCGTTTGTCCCGGTGACGCGTTCTGGCACGAGTCCATTCACGAGTTCACCTCACCGGGTTCACAAGAGGAGGATCATCGCGGAGCGTCGACTTCATCACGAGCCAACGCCGTTTATtatccccccccttttttatttcttctcttccttctccggAAGAGAGAGAACGCCCGAGGGATGCGATTAACGCCGACCCGTACATGTGTCATGAAAGAGGACGGCGGCGCCGCAAACATCGTTTTATGTACTTTGTACATGCGGAGCTGCGCGTGTCCTGCAGTTTAATGGCGAGGCATGAAGGAATAAAGGAATAAAGGAGGCGTTTAGTTAGAGTTCGTGTTTTGGATTTGAAGCTAAACGAGCGGGACGAGAAACGCCGGCGCTGCAGGAGTCGCCGCGCTTTCACTCACGGGCTCATCGTGTCATCgcgtggaggcggagcttgagTCACGGAGTCGAGGGCAGTGCCACCCGGTCAGAGGGTCTGGCACAGAGGGGCCTCCTGacacgacgatgatgatgatgatgatgacacttTTCCTTTGGTTAAACTATTGGATGCGACTACTTTGAAGAGcctagtaacacacacacacacacaaacacacacacacacacacaacctctcacacacacacacaacctcacacacacacacacacaacctcacacgTCGTAATGTAAAAATAGACTGTTTTCCTTTGCTGCTCTTCCTCGTCATGTTTCCTCCGCTCCTCTTCATCCCATaaatcaccaccatcatcatcattgtccCCCCGGCTGACGGTAAACGTTCGAGAAGTTGCcagaacattgtgtgtgtttgagagcagtTGGggatttaacacacacacacacacacacactcatccccataaatcaattaaaacagaCTCCATGCGCCAAGTCTCGGATGAATTAATTGATCGTCACTTCCTTTCCGTCTTGATCCACGTCTCCTTTCCTTATTGAATAGCGAGGAGGCGAACCAAGGTTTCTTATCTGTCGTTTACGTCATTATGCATTCAGGCTCCGACGGTGCATTCAGGCTCCGACGGTGCATTATCATAACGTTACCGTGACGTGTTCGTCTCGTAAAACACCAATATATAAATCcagttgtctgaatgttttcacaGCGAACACGAATAGATATTCAGAGATGAATTATGAGCCGTTTACAATCCTCAGCACCttttatataatacattaataaaactatatttttacggtaactttaaatgttttccTTTGTTGGAGACTTCACAGcagtttacatttattttcggGACACTGGCGAAACGCTGCTGATCCGACCCGCCGTCCGGACCGAGGGTTTCACGACCCGCTGCACCGCCACCGCATGCATAAAACAACATGTAGGGCGTGTGTAAAGGGAGGGAAACGGTGAGGCAAAATGTCTCTTAAAGGCCCGAAGTAATAAGTTCATGTGTGCGGCTGTTGagttatttggtgtttttagaGCCCGAAAACTGAACCAACAGAGACGCCTCTCGGTTGTGATCAGAACGATAACGAATGTCTTTTTGTCAGTTAGGAACGAGAGACGCTCAGCTGCCGtgctgtgagacacacacacacacacacacacacacacacacagagcggctGCTTTATTCAGGCCTCCCCTTGTGGGTCGGTACCAGTTACTGTTCTGTACTTTCCCTGAAGAAGTCATGCAGAGAGTTTCTGAGAAAatgtgggggggaggagagagagagagagagagggagagacagacagacgtctTGCAGGGAAATGGGTTTGGAAGTCAATTTAGGGTTTTCTGTGTCCTGAACTGATGGCTCGCCTCTCATCGATTGGCTCGGGGAGGGAGAGCAAGCCGGCTAGTCGGCGCTCGGCCAGCGGACGGCGGCTCGTGAGAGTCTCGTCTCTCAAAAGGCTCTAAACCCTGATTACCCGCGATCAATAAAAGCTGCTCACGCGAGGAGCTTTTACACCGGTTATGGATCCCCACGGTAAACGAGGCCGTCGGAGAGAGACGGCCGGCCGGTTTCCACACGGTTATTCTCAACGCGCGGCAACGGCGGGTtggataaaaaaacagaaatataataatcctgtgtttttgttgtgcGTTTCAGGCGTGCGGCTCCCCCTCCCGGCTGAAGACGGCGTCTTTCCACCCAGGACCCACGGCGTCACCACTGCGCCCATGAGGTAGCGTCAGGACCTAGCCCCCCCTcgtcaccgcccccccccccccccgcccagccATGGGCCAGAAGATCTCCGGCAGCATGAAGTCGGTGGACGTGCGCGGCGAGCCCTCGTACCGGCCGGTGCGCCGCGAGCTGCGCGGCCCGGACTTCTGCCGCCCCCCCCGGCTGGACCTGCTGCTGGACATGCCGGCCGCCGGCGCCGAGGCCCGGCTGCGCCACGCCTGGAACTCTGACGACCGCTCGCTCAACGTCTTCGTCAAGGAGGACGACGCGCTGACGTTCCACCGCCACCCGGTGGCGCAGAGCACGGACTGCATCCGCGGCAGCGTGGGCTACGCGCGCGGGCTGCACGCCTGGCGCATCCACTGGCCCGCCCGGCAGCGGGGCACCCACGCCgtggtgggcgtggcctccgCCGAGGCGGCGCTGCACTCGGTCGGCTACACGGCCCTGGTGGGCGCCGACGCCGAGTCCTGGGGCTGGGACCTGGGCCGCAACAGACTGTACCACGACGGCAAGAACCGGCCCGCCGCCACGCCGGCGCCCACGTACCCGCGCTTCCTGGAGCCGGACGAGTCGTTCGCGCCGCCCGACTCGCTCACCGTGGTGCTGGACATGGACGAGGGCACGCTCAGCTTCATGGTGGACGGACAGTACCTGGGCGTCGCCTTCAGGGGCCTGAAGGGCCGCCGGCTGTACCCCATCGTCAGCGCCGTGTGGGGCCACTGCGAGGTGTCCATCCGCTACGTCAACGGACTGGACcgtaaggcacacacacacacactcacacacacacacacacacacacacacactcgctccatctctcgctctctgtctctctttctcactctcactctcgctctctccctcgtGCTTTCCCTCTCGctttctcgctctctgtctctctctctctccatctctgtctctctctctccatctctcgctctcagtcactctcactctctctctcgctctgtctcgctctcactcactctcgctctctctctcgtgctttccctctcgctttctctctctgtctctctcgctctctccctctcgctttctcgctctctgtctctctctctctctccgtctctcgctCTCAatcactctcgctctctctctcgtgctTTCCCTCTcgctttctcgctctctctctcaatctctttctcgctctctctctcgctctctttccctctctcgctctctctcgtgcTTCCCCTCTCgctttctcactctgtctctctctcgctctctgtctctccttctcgctctcgctctcaatctctctctctcgtgctctccctctccctttcgcactctctcactcactcgctctctctctctctctcacatattCAGTCACCCAGAAACAGATGCATGAGAAGCTTTGAGCTCTTCTCGTTCCTCTTGGTGTTCAGTTTTGCAGCTGCAAC comes from Pseudoliparis swirei isolate HS2019 ecotype Mariana Trench chromosome 20, NWPU_hadal_v1, whole genome shotgun sequence and encodes:
- the LOC130211037 gene encoding SPRY domain-containing SOCS box protein 4-like; this translates as MGQKISGSMKSVDVRGEPSYRPVRRELRGPDFCRPPRLDLLLDMPAAGAEARLRHAWNSDDRSLNVFVKEDDALTFHRHPVAQSTDCIRGSVGYARGLHAWRIHWPARQRGTHAVVGVASAEAALHSVGYTALVGADAESWGWDLGRNRLYHDGKNRPAATPAPTYPRFLEPDESFAPPDSLTVVLDMDEGTLSFMVDGQYLGVAFRGLKGRRLYPIVSAVWGHCEVSIRYVNGLDPEPLPLMDLCRRVARLALGRERIHHIDTLPLPQTLKNYLQYQ